One part of the Arabidopsis thaliana chromosome 4, partial sequence genome encodes these proteins:
- a CDS encoding Cupredoxin superfamily protein (Cupredoxin superfamily protein; FUNCTIONS IN: oxidoreductase activity, L-ascorbate oxidase activity, copper ion binding; INVOLVED IN: oxidation reduction; LOCATED IN: endomembrane system, extracellular region; EXPRESSED IN: 19 plant structures; EXPRESSED DURING: 12 growth stages; CONTAINS InterPro DOMAIN/s: Multicopper oxidase, type 3 (InterPro:IPR011707), Multicopper oxidase, type 2 (InterPro:IPR011706), Cupredoxin (InterPro:IPR008972), Multicopper oxidase, copper-binding site (InterPro:IPR002355), Multicopper oxidase, type 1 (InterPro:IPR001117), L-ascorbate oxidase, plants (InterPro:IPR017760); BEST Arabidopsis thaliana protein match is: Plant L-ascorbate oxidase (TAIR:AT5G21100.1); Has 10346 Blast hits to 8779 proteins in 1558 species: Archae - 67; Bacteria - 4905; Metazoa - 456; Fungi - 3230; Plants - 1293; Viruses - 0; Other Eukaryotes - 395 (source: NCBI BLink).) — protein MMRPKRSSDTVHVFNLMVLCFIALFFSSVLCQGKIRRFKWEVKYEFKSPDCFEKLVITINGKFPGPTIKAQQGDTIVVELKNSFMTENVAVHWHGIRQIGTPWFDGVEGVTQCPILPGEVFIYQFVVDRPGTYMYHSHYGMQRESGLIGMIQVSPPATEPEPFTYDYDRNFLLTDWYHKSMSEKATGLASIPFKWVGEPQSLMIQGRGRFNCSNNLTTPPSLVSGVCNVSNADCSRFILTVIPGKTYRLRIGSLTALSALSFQIEGHNLTVVEADGHYVEPFTVKNLFVYSGETYSVLLKADQNPRRNYWITSSIVSRPATTPPATAVLNYYPNHPRRRPPTSESSNIVPEWNDTRSRLAQSLAIKARRGFIHALPENSDKVIVLLNTQNEVNGYRRWSVNNVSYHHPKTPYLIALKQNLTNAFDWRFTAPENYDSRNYDIFAKPLNANATTSDGIYRLRFNSTVDVILQNANTMNANNSETHPWHLHGHDFWVLGYGEGKFNESEDPKRYNRVDPIKKNTVAVQPFGWTALRFRADNPGVWSFHCHIESHFFMGMGIVFESGIDKVSSLPSSIMGCGQTKR, from the exons ATGATGAGACCGAAGAGATCATCAGACACAGTCCATGTCTTCAATCTTATGGTCCTCTGTTTCATTGccctgtttttttcttccgtCCTCTGTCAGGGAAAGATCCGGAGATTCAAATGGGAAGTGAAGTACGAGTTCAAGTCACCGGATTGTTTCGAGAAGCTAGTAATCACAATCAATGGTAAGTTTCCAGGTCCCACCATTAAAGCTCAACAAGGTGACACCATCGTTGTCGAGCTCAAGAATAGCTTCATGACTGAAAATGTCGCTGTCCATTGGCATGGAATCCGACAG ATTGGGACTCCATGGTTCGATGGAGTAGAAGGTGTTACTCAATGTCCAATTCTTCCTGGAGAAGTCTTCATTTACCAATTTGTCGTTGATAGG CCTGGTACATACATGTATCATTCACACTATGGGATGCAGAGAGAGTCTGGATTAATCGGAATGATTCAAGTTTCTCCTCCGGCCACAGAGCCCGAACCGTTTACATACGATTATGACCGGAACTTTTTGTTAACTGATTGGTATCACAAAAGTATGTCAGAGAAAGCCACCGGTTTAGCATCCATACCCTTCAAGTGGGTCGGTGAGCCACAA TCGCTTATGATacaaggaagaggaagattcAACTGCTCAAACAACCTAACCACTCCTCCAAGCTTAGTGTCTGGAGTATGTAACGTCTCAAACGCTGATTGTTCGCGTTTTATTCTTACGGTGATTCCCGGAAAGACATACAGGCTTCGAATAGGTAGCTTGACGGCTCTCTCTGCTCTCAGTTTCCAAATCGAG GGACATAATTTGACAGTTGTTGAAGCAGACGGACACTACGTAGAACCATTCACGGTGAAGAATCTCTTTGTATACTCCGGCGAAACTTATTCCGTACTTCTCAAGGCAGATCAAAACCCTCGACGAAACTATTGGATCACCTCAAGCATAGTTAGCCGTCCGGCGACAACTCCACCGGCAACCGCTGTACTCAACTACTACCCGAACCACCCACGACGGCGTCCTCCCACGTCGGAATCATCCAATATCGTACCGGAATGGAACGACACGCGCTCCCGTCTTGCACAAAGCCTAGCAATCAAGGCGCGTCGAGGATTCATTCACGCGCTGCCGGAGAATTCTGACAAAGTCATTGTGCTTCTGAATACACAAAACGAAGTCAACGGATACAGACGTTGGTCGGTCAACAACGTTTCCTATCACCACCCTAAAACGCCGTACCTAATCGCGTTAAAGCAAAACCTCACAAACGCGTTTGACTGGCGTTTCACGGCACCGGAGAACTACGATTCTCGAAATTACGACATATTCGCGAAACCCCTTAACGCTAACGCGACGACGAGCGATGGAATCTACAGATTGAGATTCAATTCAACCGTGGACGTGATTTTACAAAACGCGAATACAATGAACGCAAACAACAGTGAAACGCACCCGTGGCATTTACACGGTCATGATTTTTGGGTGCTTGGGTACGGAGAAGGAAAGTTTAATGAGTCGGAGGATCCGAAAAGGTATAACCGGGTCGACCCGATAAAGAAAAACACGGTTGCGGTTCAACCGTTTGGCTGGACGGCGTTGCGTTTTAGAGCGGATAATCCTGGCGTTTGGTCGTTTCACTGCCACATTGAATCGCATTTTTTCATGGGAATGGGGATTGTGTTCGAGTCTGGGATTGATAAGGTTTCTAGTTTACCTTCTTCTATAATGGGATGTGGTCAGACTAAACGCtga
- a CDS encoding Cupredoxin superfamily protein, with protein sequence MIGTPWFDGVEGVTQCPILPGEVFIYQFVVDRPGTYMYHSHYGMQRESGLIGMIQVSPPATEPEPFTYDYDRNFLLTDWYHKSMSEKATGLASIPFKWVGEPQSLMIQGRGRFNCSNNLTTPPSLVSGVCNVSNADCSRFILTVIPGKTYRLRIGSLTALSALSFQIEGHNLTVVEADGHYVEPFTVKNLFVYSGETYSVLLKADQNPRRNYWITSSIVSRPATTPPATAVLNYYPNHPRRRPPTSESSNIVPEWNDTRSRLAQSLAIKARRGFIHALPENSDKVIVLLNTQNEVNGYRRWSVNNVSYHHPKTPYLIALKQNLTNAFDWRFTAPENYDSRNYDIFAKPLNANATTSDGIYRLRFNSTVDVILQNANTMNANNSETHPWHLHGHDFWVLGYGEGKFNESEDPKRYNRVDPIKKNTVAVQPFGWTALRFRADNPGVWSFHCHIESHFFMGMGIVFESGIDKVSSLPSSIMGCGQTKR encoded by the exons ATG ATTGGGACTCCATGGTTCGATGGAGTAGAAGGTGTTACTCAATGTCCAATTCTTCCTGGAGAAGTCTTCATTTACCAATTTGTCGTTGATAGG CCTGGTACATACATGTATCATTCACACTATGGGATGCAGAGAGAGTCTGGATTAATCGGAATGATTCAAGTTTCTCCTCCGGCCACAGAGCCCGAACCGTTTACATACGATTATGACCGGAACTTTTTGTTAACTGATTGGTATCACAAAAGTATGTCAGAGAAAGCCACCGGTTTAGCATCCATACCCTTCAAGTGGGTCGGTGAGCCACAA TCGCTTATGATacaaggaagaggaagattcAACTGCTCAAACAACCTAACCACTCCTCCAAGCTTAGTGTCTGGAGTATGTAACGTCTCAAACGCTGATTGTTCGCGTTTTATTCTTACGGTGATTCCCGGAAAGACATACAGGCTTCGAATAGGTAGCTTGACGGCTCTCTCTGCTCTCAGTTTCCAAATCGAG GGACATAATTTGACAGTTGTTGAAGCAGACGGACACTACGTAGAACCATTCACGGTGAAGAATCTCTTTGTATACTCCGGCGAAACTTATTCCGTACTTCTCAAGGCAGATCAAAACCCTCGACGAAACTATTGGATCACCTCAAGCATAGTTAGCCGTCCGGCGACAACTCCACCGGCAACCGCTGTACTCAACTACTACCCGAACCACCCACGACGGCGTCCTCCCACGTCGGAATCATCCAATATCGTACCGGAATGGAACGACACGCGCTCCCGTCTTGCACAAAGCCTAGCAATCAAGGCGCGTCGAGGATTCATTCACGCGCTGCCGGAGAATTCTGACAAAGTCATTGTGCTTCTGAATACACAAAACGAAGTCAACGGATACAGACGTTGGTCGGTCAACAACGTTTCCTATCACCACCCTAAAACGCCGTACCTAATCGCGTTAAAGCAAAACCTCACAAACGCGTTTGACTGGCGTTTCACGGCACCGGAGAACTACGATTCTCGAAATTACGACATATTCGCGAAACCCCTTAACGCTAACGCGACGACGAGCGATGGAATCTACAGATTGAGATTCAATTCAACCGTGGACGTGATTTTACAAAACGCGAATACAATGAACGCAAACAACAGTGAAACGCACCCGTGGCATTTACACGGTCATGATTTTTGGGTGCTTGGGTACGGAGAAGGAAAGTTTAATGAGTCGGAGGATCCGAAAAGGTATAACCGGGTCGACCCGATAAAGAAAAACACGGTTGCGGTTCAACCGTTTGGCTGGACGGCGTTGCGTTTTAGAGCGGATAATCCTGGCGTTTGGTCGTTTCACTGCCACATTGAATCGCATTTTTTCATGGGAATGGGGATTGTGTTCGAGTCTGGGATTGATAAGGTTTCTAGTTTACCTTCTTCTATAATGGGATGTGGTCAGACTAAACGCtga
- a CDS encoding Cupredoxin superfamily protein yields the protein MFQIGTPWFDGVEGVTQCPILPGEVFIYQFVVDRRESGLIGMIQVSPPATEPEPFTYDYDRNFLLTDWYHKSMSEKATGLASIPFKWVGEPQSLMIQGRGRFNCSNNLTTPPSLVSGVCNVSNADCSRFILTVIPGKTYRLRIGSLTALSALSFQIEGHNLTVVEADGHYVEPFTVKNLFVYSGETYSVLLKADQNPRRNYWITSSIVSRPATTPPATAVLNYYPNHPRRRPPTSESSNIVPEWNDTRSRLAQSLAIKARRGFIHALPENSDKVIVLLNTQNEVNGYRRWSVNNVSYHHPKTPYLIALKQNLTNAFDWRFTAPENYDSRNYDIFAKPLNANATTSDGIYRLRFNSTVDVILQNANTMNANNSETHPWHLHGHDFWVLGYGEGKFNESEDPKRYNRVDPIKKNTVAVQPFGWTALRFRADNPGVWSFHCHIESHFFMGMGIVFESGIDKVSSLPSSIMGCGQTKR from the exons atgtttcagATTGGGACTCCATGGTTCGATGGAGTAGAAGGTGTTACTCAATGTCCAATTCTTCCTGGAGAAGTCTTCATTTACCAATTTGTCGTTGATAGG AGAGAGTCTGGATTAATCGGAATGATTCAAGTTTCTCCTCCGGCCACAGAGCCCGAACCGTTTACATACGATTATGACCGGAACTTTTTGTTAACTGATTGGTATCACAAAAGTATGTCAGAGAAAGCCACCGGTTTAGCATCCATACCCTTCAAGTGGGTCGGTGAGCCACAA TCGCTTATGATacaaggaagaggaagattcAACTGCTCAAACAACCTAACCACTCCTCCAAGCTTAGTGTCTGGAGTATGTAACGTCTCAAACGCTGATTGTTCGCGTTTTATTCTTACGGTGATTCCCGGAAAGACATACAGGCTTCGAATAGGTAGCTTGACGGCTCTCTCTGCTCTCAGTTTCCAAATCGAG GGACATAATTTGACAGTTGTTGAAGCAGACGGACACTACGTAGAACCATTCACGGTGAAGAATCTCTTTGTATACTCCGGCGAAACTTATTCCGTACTTCTCAAGGCAGATCAAAACCCTCGACGAAACTATTGGATCACCTCAAGCATAGTTAGCCGTCCGGCGACAACTCCACCGGCAACCGCTGTACTCAACTACTACCCGAACCACCCACGACGGCGTCCTCCCACGTCGGAATCATCCAATATCGTACCGGAATGGAACGACACGCGCTCCCGTCTTGCACAAAGCCTAGCAATCAAGGCGCGTCGAGGATTCATTCACGCGCTGCCGGAGAATTCTGACAAAGTCATTGTGCTTCTGAATACACAAAACGAAGTCAACGGATACAGACGTTGGTCGGTCAACAACGTTTCCTATCACCACCCTAAAACGCCGTACCTAATCGCGTTAAAGCAAAACCTCACAAACGCGTTTGACTGGCGTTTCACGGCACCGGAGAACTACGATTCTCGAAATTACGACATATTCGCGAAACCCCTTAACGCTAACGCGACGACGAGCGATGGAATCTACAGATTGAGATTCAATTCAACCGTGGACGTGATTTTACAAAACGCGAATACAATGAACGCAAACAACAGTGAAACGCACCCGTGGCATTTACACGGTCATGATTTTTGGGTGCTTGGGTACGGAGAAGGAAAGTTTAATGAGTCGGAGGATCCGAAAAGGTATAACCGGGTCGACCCGATAAAGAAAAACACGGTTGCGGTTCAACCGTTTGGCTGGACGGCGTTGCGTTTTAGAGCGGATAATCCTGGCGTTTGGTCGTTTCACTGCCACATTGAATCGCATTTTTTCATGGGAATGGGGATTGTGTTCGAGTCTGGGATTGATAAGGTTTCTAGTTTACCTTCTTCTATAATGGGATGTGGTCAGACTAAACGCtga
- a CDS encoding Cupredoxin superfamily protein: MFQIGTPWFDGVEGVTQCPILPGEVFIYQFVVDRPGTYMYHSHYGMQRESGLIGMIQVSPPATEPEPFTYDYDRNFLLTDWYHKSMSEKATGLASIPFKWVGEPQSLMIQGRGRFNCSNNLTTPPSLVSGVCNVSNADCSRFILTVIPGKTYRLRIGSLTALSALSFQIEGHNLTVVEADGHYVEPFTVKNLFVYSGETYSVLLKADQNPRRNYWITSSIVSRPATTPPATAVLNYYPNHPRRRPPTSESSNIVPEWNDTRSRLAQSLAIKARRGFIHALPENSDKVIVLLNTQNEVNGYRRWSVNNVSYHHPKTPYLIALKQNLTNAFDWRFTAPENYDSRNYDIFAKPLNANATTSDGIYRLRFNSTVDVILQNANTMNANNSETHPWHLHGHDFWVLGYGEGKFNESEDPKRYNRVDPIKKNTVAVQPFGWTALRFRADNPGVWSFHCHIESHFFMGMGIVFESGIDKVSSLPSSIMGCGQTKR, from the exons atgtttcagATTGGGACTCCATGGTTCGATGGAGTAGAAGGTGTTACTCAATGTCCAATTCTTCCTGGAGAAGTCTTCATTTACCAATTTGTCGTTGATAGG CCTGGTACATACATGTATCATTCACACTATGGGATGCAGAGAGAGTCTGGATTAATCGGAATGATTCAAGTTTCTCCTCCGGCCACAGAGCCCGAACCGTTTACATACGATTATGACCGGAACTTTTTGTTAACTGATTGGTATCACAAAAGTATGTCAGAGAAAGCCACCGGTTTAGCATCCATACCCTTCAAGTGGGTCGGTGAGCCACAA TCGCTTATGATacaaggaagaggaagattcAACTGCTCAAACAACCTAACCACTCCTCCAAGCTTAGTGTCTGGAGTATGTAACGTCTCAAACGCTGATTGTTCGCGTTTTATTCTTACGGTGATTCCCGGAAAGACATACAGGCTTCGAATAGGTAGCTTGACGGCTCTCTCTGCTCTCAGTTTCCAAATCGAG GGACATAATTTGACAGTTGTTGAAGCAGACGGACACTACGTAGAACCATTCACGGTGAAGAATCTCTTTGTATACTCCGGCGAAACTTATTCCGTACTTCTCAAGGCAGATCAAAACCCTCGACGAAACTATTGGATCACCTCAAGCATAGTTAGCCGTCCGGCGACAACTCCACCGGCAACCGCTGTACTCAACTACTACCCGAACCACCCACGACGGCGTCCTCCCACGTCGGAATCATCCAATATCGTACCGGAATGGAACGACACGCGCTCCCGTCTTGCACAAAGCCTAGCAATCAAGGCGCGTCGAGGATTCATTCACGCGCTGCCGGAGAATTCTGACAAAGTCATTGTGCTTCTGAATACACAAAACGAAGTCAACGGATACAGACGTTGGTCGGTCAACAACGTTTCCTATCACCACCCTAAAACGCCGTACCTAATCGCGTTAAAGCAAAACCTCACAAACGCGTTTGACTGGCGTTTCACGGCACCGGAGAACTACGATTCTCGAAATTACGACATATTCGCGAAACCCCTTAACGCTAACGCGACGACGAGCGATGGAATCTACAGATTGAGATTCAATTCAACCGTGGACGTGATTTTACAAAACGCGAATACAATGAACGCAAACAACAGTGAAACGCACCCGTGGCATTTACACGGTCATGATTTTTGGGTGCTTGGGTACGGAGAAGGAAAGTTTAATGAGTCGGAGGATCCGAAAAGGTATAACCGGGTCGACCCGATAAAGAAAAACACGGTTGCGGTTCAACCGTTTGGCTGGACGGCGTTGCGTTTTAGAGCGGATAATCCTGGCGTTTGGTCGTTTCACTGCCACATTGAATCGCATTTTTTCATGGGAATGGGGATTGTGTTCGAGTCTGGGATTGATAAGGTTTCTAGTTTACCTTCTTCTATAATGGGATGTGGTCAGACTAAACGCtga
- a CDS encoding cell wall integrity/stress response component-like protein (unknown protein; FUNCTIONS IN: molecular_function unknown; INVOLVED IN: biological_process unknown; LOCATED IN: endomembrane system; EXPRESSED IN: 23 plant structures; EXPRESSED DURING: 13 growth stages; Has 20719 Blast hits to 6096 proteins in 607 species: Archae - 22; Bacteria - 3243; Metazoa - 4364; Fungi - 2270; Plants - 237; Viruses - 128; Other Eukaryotes - 10455 (source: NCBI BLink).), producing the protein MSPLKYLCFRKVLLLLLYSSLFLFSSSSFFASSVDDHELQRIDPHFRVRRLLVKDLDSTGDDDETNLPPPPKKKKLLTDSVSSSSSSSGTKKNQTKLLKPISSSSSTKNQTKLAKTTTMGTSHKLNSTKSSSNTTKTSSELKKLNSGTKSTNSTSSIKKSADLSKSSSSKNKTTIKPPSSKLSSPPSEKKSQPSSKPVTKSKQSEKEIKPFWLDDEEDEDFVSEFRDLPTRFQRSLIPDLERISTTSKNYINKANKQITKNFKPYFGNKYAPTIASVVSFVFILVPLLLVSLIFNRFKAYFSLQKILIFIQIYLSIYFSILCLSSLVTGIEPLKFLYATSSSTYVCLQILQTLGYVFYLLLLLMYLVLVFSTDCGLGLKVLGLAQTFVGFAVGLHYYVAVFHRVVLRQPPKTNWKIHGVYATCFLLICLLSNAERRKKEYLEEGGDEGKKN; encoded by the coding sequence ATGTCTCCACTCAAGTACTTGTGTTTTAGAAAGGTACTCTTGTTGTTGCTCTATTCCAGTCTCTTcctattctcttcttcttctttctttgccTCATCAGTTGATGATCATGAGCTACAACGAATAGATCCTCATTTCCGAGTGAGAAGATTGTTGGTGAAAGATCTGGATTCAactggtgatgatgatgaaaccaatcttcctcctcctcctaagaagaagaagcttcttacTGATtctgtttcatcatcatcatcatcatctggtACTAAGAAGAATCAAACCAAGCTCCTTAAacccatctcttcttcttcttccaccaaGAACCAAACTAAACTCGCCAAGACCACCACCATGGGTACGTCTCACAAACTTAACTccacaaaatcttcttctaaCACAACCAAGACCAGCTCTGAGCTCAAGAAGCTCAATTCCGGAACAAAATCCACAAATTCTACTTCTTCGATCAAGAAATCAGCAGATCTGTCCAAATCAAGctcatccaaaaacaaaaccaccaTAAAACCCCCAAGTTCCAAACTTTCTTCACCTCCATCAGAGAAGAAATCACAACCCTCCTCAAAACCAGTGACCAAATCGAAACAATCcgagaaagaaatcaaaccaTTCTGGCtagacgacgaagaagacgaagatttCGTAAGCGAATTCAGAGATCTACCAACAAGATTCCAAAGATCCCTAATCCCAGACCTAGAGCGAATCTCAACAACATCCAAAAACTACATCAACAAAGCCAACAAACAGATCACCAAAAACTTCAAACCCTATTTCGGCAACAAATACGCACCAACCATAGCTTCCGTAGTCTCTTTCGTCTTCATCCTCGTCCCTCTACTCTTAGTCTCACTCATTTTCAACAGATTCAAAGCTTATTTCTCACTCCAGAAGATCCTAATCTTCATCCAAATCTACCTCTCGATCTACTTCTCAATCCTATGCCTCTCATCGCTCGTCACCGGAATCGAACCACTCAAGTTTCTCTACGCAACATCGAGCTCAACATACGTTTGCTTGCAGATCCTGCAAACCCTAGGCTACGTCTTCTAcctcttgcttcttctcatGTACCTCGTTCTCGTCTTCTCCACGGATTGTGGTTTGGGCCTTAAGGTATTGGGCTTGGCGCAGACCTTTGTGGGCTTTGCTGTAGGTCTGCATTATTACGTGGCGGTGTTTCATAGGGTGGTGCTTCGTCAGCCTCCGAAGACGAACTGGAAGATACACGGTGTGTATGCCACGTGTTTCCTTTTGATTTGTCTGTTATCTAATGctgagaggaggaagaaagagtACTTGGAAGAAGGCGGTGACGAAGggaagaaaaattga